The following are encoded together in the Daphnia magna isolate NIES linkage group LG8, ASM2063170v1.1, whole genome shotgun sequence genome:
- the LOC116928663 gene encoding zinc finger MYM-type protein 1-like, which yields MSGLNFNKRKSSAATPKLTTYFKPREIAANAAAKNAGECGDEDTTKLNEPEGRDYRGECASDLDLSEEEITSVPEGQKEKKPKRFSTDPSYWDRHDHELVAFVIDTSNPRNYDPSKFYFTSSEKREPLGKVRRANVDLFYRKLVNGEKKPRDWLEFSKRNGSLYCVPYFFFGEERKYSMAGKEGFRDWMNASKAISDHERSSDHSHAISTFFNRCEPQDKIDADFIRQARIHQDYWREFLHWSVAVIKFLSSCGMAFPGSNQQLGSVHNGNYLILFELLALHDPFLAKHLATYGKKDKGNTSYLSANICEEFIQLLAKKVEAYIVEELKEAKYYSVIVDSTPNGSHTDQLCFVLRYVLPDGAPVERFLGFLPMYGHTALQMLDMVTDKLNRHEIPIENLRGQSYDNASNMTGIYIGLQTRIKVVNPQAEYVPCSGHSLNLAGTSVAESCATDVDFFSFLQQLFNFLSGSTHRWAVLLDILRATDSTQTPRNRAEANGLVEKFNKLETAVLTVILASVLERVNKVNKQLQSVAIDLGIVVEFYSSLVAFTKEVRDNYNNYEKQAVELFGMEMGSFVYCLLC from the exons ATGAGTGGGTTAAATTTCAATAAACGAAAATCTAGTG CTGCTACTCCTAAGTTGACGACATATTTTAAACCAAGAGAGATTGCTGCTAATGCTGCGGCTAAAAATGCTGGTGAATGTGGTGATGAAGACACGACGAAGTTAAATGAGCCTGAGGGGAGAGATTATCGTGGTGAATGTGCTTctgatttggatttgagtgAAGAAGAAATCACGTCGGTGCCGGAaggtcaaaaagaaaaaaaacctaaaaggTTTTCTACTGACCCGTCTTATTGGGATCGTCATGACCACGAACTGGTCGCATTTGTTATTGATACGTCAAACCCTAGAAATTATGATCCTTCTAAATTTTACTTTACAAGTTCCGAGAAGCGTGAaccgttgggaaaagtgagaCGAGCCAACGTGGATCTCTTCTACCGTAAGCTAGTAAACGGAGAGAAGAAACCACGTGATTGGTTGGAGTTTTCAAAGCGAAATGGAAGTCTGTACTGTGTgccatattttttctttggtgaaGAACGCAAGTATTCTATGGCTGGAAAAGAAGGATTTCGTGATTGGATGAACGCCAGCAAGGCCATTAGTGATCACGAACGGTCATCGGACCATAGTCATGCCATTTCTACCTTTTTCAACCGTTGCGAACCTCAAGACAAGATTGATGCTGACTTTATCAGACAAGCGCGAATTCATCAAGATTATTGGAGGGAATTCCTACACTGGTCAGTGGCTGTcataaaatttctttcttcctgTGGAATGGCTTTTCCCGGATCTAACCAGCAACTCGGATCGGTTCACAACGGAAACTATCTCATTCTATTCGAACTATTGGCTCTACACGATCCTTTTTTGGCAAAGCACTTGGCGACTTACGGCAAAAAGGACAAAGGTAACACCTCCTACCTCTCCGCCAACATCTGCGAAGAGTTCATTCAACTTCTTGCTAAAAAGGTGGAAGCTTATATAGTTGAGGAGTTGAAAGAAGCCAAGTACTATTCAGTCATCGTTGATTCCACCCCGAATGGGTCGCACACCGACCAACTGTGTTTTGTTCTGCGCTACGTGCTGCCGGATGGAGCGCCAGTCGAACGTTTCCTCGGATTCCTACCAATGTATGGCCACACCGCTCTACAAATGTTAGACATGGTGACGGATAAGTTGAACAGGCACGAAATTCCGATAGAAAACCTCCGCGGGCAATCGTACGATAATGCTAGCAACATGACGGGCATCTACATTGGACTGCAAACTAGGATTAAGGTCGTCAATCCTCAGGCAGAGTATGTGCCATGCAGTGGTCATTCTCTGAACCTCGCAGGAACCAGCGTGGCGGAATCATGTGCTACAGACGTTGACTTCTTCAGTTTTTTGCAACAACTCTTCAATTTCTTGTCAGGATCGACGCATCGTTGGGCTGTTCTACTAGATATCCTACGAGCAA CTGATTCAACTCAAACTCCAAGAAACAGAGCGGAAGCCAATGGACTTGTCGAAAAATTCAACAAGCTCGAAACAGCCGTGCTGACAGTAATTTTGGCCTCGGTATTGGAACGCgtaaacaaagtcaacaaGCAGCTGCAATCCGTAGCAATTGATCTTGGCATTGTAGTAGAGTTCTATTCTTCGCTTGTTGCATTTACTAAAGAGGTCCGAGACAACTATAACAATTACGAGAAACAGGCTGTGGAACTgtttggaatggaaatggggtCATTTGTCTACTGTCTACTCTGCTGA
- the LOC116928665 gene encoding uncharacterized protein K02A2.6-like has product MASSLKAPEPFSFSSPNLAAEWKMWRRQFEYYILATRKAEKDEEVLVGVLITLLGVEGPKIFDTFVFATAGDEKKIKSVLEKFNDHFEPLKSEVFERFKFLRRHQQPGESFDSRIVCLIGMVKGCNYGVSVESVLRDQIVLGVPDSQTREKLLFEKSLDLAKACDIVRACEASRAQLSQMASDLNIRRPEDSVHHFSDKSAKRFPGASGGTRPKTYSGGAMPKLFDCSGCGRQHAKNQCPAFHITCFSCGDKGHFSRRCINRRQHSGSRASPNSSGIRPASNPAQKGTKMQLHSVEETDDKPGEGSVEEYVFHELRHEQHSASSASEWSEILTMDGVKLTFKLDSGASCNVLPQEVFLRLPARRQRLRPGPRLRRYGAKHGYLSVLGVHTAKVLVNGTVNIEDFVVVDEPGQPSILGLPSCQRLNLIKRVHSIQPEVSSPVPEAVTEFFDVFTGLGKLPVEHTIKLSTGSNAVDPVISAAGRLPFRLEETVRKKLDRMVDDGIIIPVSEPTDWVSRMLVVSKADGDVRIVLDHSNLNKAVLRPHFSVPTVEQLFAKIGKAKFFCSLDAAQGFYQIPLSEESSFLCTMATPWGRYRFLRLPFGLKSAPEVYLHTMSELFGDLSGVIIYFDDF; this is encoded by the coding sequence ATGGCGTCTTCTTTAAAAGCACCGGAGCCGTTCTCCTTTTCGTCCCCCAATCTCGCTGCTGAGTGGAAAATGTGGCGGCGTCAGTTCGAGTATTACATTTTAGCCACTCGAAAAGCGGAAAAAGACGAAGAAGTTCTTGTTGGTGTCTTGATTACTCTTCTCGGGGTGGAGGGCCCAAAAATCTTCGACACATTTGTATTTGCAACGGCTGGGGATGAGAAGAAAATCAAGTCAGTGCTGGAAAAGTTTAATGACCATTTTGAACCCCTGAAAAGTGAAGTTTTTGAGCGCTTTAAGTTTTTGCGTCGCCATCAGCAACCAGGGGAATCTTTTGACTCGCGGATCGTGTGTCTCATAGGCATGGTGAAAGGGTGTAACTATGGTGTGTCGGTTGAGTCTGTTCTTCGCGATCAAATAGTACTGGGTGTGCCAGACTCTCAAACGCGTGAAAAGCTTTTGTTTGAGAAATCTTTGGATCTTGCGAAGGCGTGTGATATTGTTCGGGCCTGTGAGGCGTCGAGGGCACAGCTCTCGCAAATGGCGTCTGATTTGAACATTCGCCGCCCGGAGGATTCGGTGCATCATTTTTCTGACAAGAGTGCTAAACGATTTCCAGGCGCTAGTGGAGGGACAAGACCAAAAACTTATAGTGGTGGTGCAATGCCGAAACTTTTTGATTGTAGTGGTTGCGGAAGGCAGCATGCGAAAAACCAGTGTCCAGCTTTTCATATCACGTGTTTTTCGTGTGGCGATAAGGGCCATTTCTCGCGTCGTTGCATTAATCGCCGGCAGCATTCTGGTTCTCGTGCTTCACCTAATTCATCTGGGATACGTCCTGCAAGTAATCCCGCTCAAAAGGGAACCAAGATGCAGCTTCATTCCGTAGAGGAGACAGATGATAAACCAGGAGAAGGCTCTGTGGAGGAGTATGTTTTTCATGAATTGCGCCATGAACAACATTCGGCGTCTTCAGCGAGTGAGTGGAGTGAAATTTTGACGATGGATGGAGTCAAACTGACTTTTAAACTTGATTCGGGAGCTTCGTGCAATGTTCTCCCCCAGGAAGTTTTTCTCCGATTACCAGCCAGACGTCAACGACTTCGGCCGGGACCTCGTCTTCGTCGCTACGGGGCCAAACACGGTTATTTATCGGTACTTGGTGTCCACACGGCAAAAGTGTTGGTTAATGGTACTGTAAATATAGAAGATTTCGTCGTGGTGGATGAACCTGGCCAGCCGTCAATTTTGGGTCTCCCGTCATGTCAACGACTTAATCTTATCAAGCGTGTTCACTCGATTCAGCCGGAAGTTTCTTCCCCCGTTCCTGAAGCTGTCACGGAATTCTTCGATGTTTTTACGGGACTTGGAAAATTGCCGGTGGAACATACTATCAAGTTGAGTACGGGCAGTAATGCAGTGGATCCAGTTATTTCTGCTGCAGGAAGACTTCCGTTCCGACTGGAAGAGACAGTGCGCAAGAAGCTGGACCGAATGGTGGACGATGGCATCATAATTCCTGTATCTGAGCCAACTGATTGGGTGAGCCGCATGTTGGTAGTCAGCAAAGCAGATGGTGACGTTCGCATCGTCCTTGATCATTCTAATTTAAACAAGGCTGTTCTTCGTCCACATTTCTCGGTTCCTACCGTCGAGCAGTTGTTTGCAAAAATTGGCAAAGCAAAGTTTTTCTGCAGTCTAGATGCAGCGCAGGGTTTTTATCAAATTCCCTTATCGGAGGAGTCATCCTTTTTGTGCACCATGGCTACGCCCTGGGGCCGATACCGCTTTCTTCGCTTGCCCTTTGGGTTAAAATCTGCACCGGAAGTGTATTTACACACTATGTCGGAGCTGTTTGGGGATCTTAGTGGTGTTATTATCTACTTTGATGACTTTTAA